A single window of Engraulis encrasicolus isolate BLACKSEA-1 chromosome 20, IST_EnEncr_1.0, whole genome shotgun sequence DNA harbors:
- the crabp2b gene encoding cellular retinoic acid-binding protein 2b: METKAADFSGTWKMKSSENFEELLKALGVNVFLRKIAVAAASRPAVEISQQGETLSIQTSTSVRTTHISFTVGQSFNETTVDGRPCTSLPRWETESKIVCEQTLQKGEGPKTGWTRELTNDGELILTMTCGDVVCTRVYERE, from the exons ATGGAAACCAAAGCGGCGGACTTCTCTGGAACTTGGAAAATGAAAAGTTCAGAAAACTTTGAGGAGCTTTTAAAAGCGTTGG gagtGAATGTGTTTCTTCGAAAGATTGCGGTGGCAGCAGCGTCGCGGCCAGCGGTGGAGATCTCCCAGCAAGGCGAGACTCTGTCCATCCAGACCTCCACCAGCGTGCGCACCACCCACATCTCCTTCACCGTGGGACAGTCCTTCAACGAGACCACCGTGGACGGACGCCCATGCacg AGCCTTCCGCGCTGGGAGACAGAAAGCAAGATAGTGTGTGAGCAGACGCTTCAGAAGGGAGAGGGCCCCAAGACGGGGTGGACGCGAGAACTTACTAACGACGGAGAGTTAATCCTG ACGATGACCTGTGGGGACGTTGTATGCACCCGAGTATATGAGAGAGAATGA